In Chitinophagaceae bacterium, the DNA window CATTTGAAGGTGATACATTTTTTCCCGCGCTGAATGAAGATGATTGGAAGATGGTGAATGAACAGCGCCATCAGGCCGATGAAAAGAACAGGTATGCGTTTGCATTTCAGGTATTTGAGAGACAGCAACGTTTGTAAATAATTGTGTGGTGCGTATCAAATTGTCGCATTGATGGTGGGAAAAAAAAGCAAAATCATGGCTGTCATCCCGAATTTATTTCGGGATCTCCCAATTTGGCAGAGATGTCGCCTGCAGGATCCTTCGGAAAATAAATTCAGCATGACGGTTCCATTTAGCGACAACTTGGTATGCACCCGTTGTTTTTGTTTTTCAAAACAAGGATGAATCATCGGATTTAGAAGCCATCCATCAGATAGGTTGCGAACTTTTAAGAAGAGTCCTTTCCGCTGGATGGGAAGCATAGTTGTCTAAATTTCTTCCTTCCTAAATATTCCTCCCATTTCCCCTCAATTTTTCATCTTTGCTGTAACTTTCCATTTCAGCATACGACTTATGAGTCAATGCCTAACTTTTAAAACCTAAAACTCACGCACTTACATGAAAAAGATTTTTCTTCTTACTGCCGTTCTTTTATCAGCGGTATTTTTTGCCAGCGCTCAGAATGCAGATGAAATAATCGGCCAATACGTAAAAGCCGCAGGTGGACGCGAAAAAATTAAAGCGATCAATACCATGAAAATGACAGGCACGGTAGATGTTGGTGGTGGCATTCAGATTCCATTCACCAACTATTTCGCACGTCCCGACAGGATGAAAATTGAAGCCACTTTTCAAGGTATGACACAACAGATTGTGGTAGATGGCAACACAGGTTGGCAGATCAATCCATTTATGGGATCAAAGGATCCTGAACCTATGAATGGTGATGAACTGAAAATTATGAAACAGCAAGCCGACTTCGAAGGCCACCTCATTGACTTCAAAGAAAAAGGATATACAGCGGAATTTCTTGGTCAGGAAGATTTTGAAGGCACACCTGTAAATAAAATTTCCTTAACAGGAAAAGACGGTGAGCAAACTACCTACTTCATTGATGCAGCTTCTAATCTTTTACTGAAAGAATCACAAACCATCAAGATGGCCGATACGGAATTACAAAGCGAAACGATCTATGGAGATTATAAGGAGGAAGGCGGTATGATGATGGCACATTCTATTGAAAGCAAAACACCTGGACAGGAAGGCTCTCAGAAAATAACAGTGAATACGGTGGAAGTAAATGTTCCGGTTGATGTTACCATGTTTGTGATGCCGCCTAAATCTGCTGAACCGACCAAGTAAGTAGAATGGTCATGAAAGCGGGTTGAGTGGTTAATTGTTGCATGGTTTAATTGTTTAATTGTTGCGGCGAAGCCGGAGAATAGTTGGATACGATCCCTATCCTTTCAAATAGGTCTCCATCAATGTCATCATTCCATGTTTGCAAATGAAATGCGAAAAAGGAATTTGAAAAGAATGGTAAGCGATAATACAGATTAGTAAAAATCAATCCTTAATTGACATTAAGACGCTCCGAGCGATCCAAAACTGATAAGAATTTTTTTTTAATTCAGAGTTGTCACAAATCGATGGAGATTGCTTCTCTCCCGATAATGCCAACTAATCATAATGCGTTTTTGAATTTTTCATGCTGGCATTGTCCGGGGATCGCTCGAAGAGTCCTTTGGGCAATGACGTTGTTTAGGAAGATTTCAATTGTTGAGTCTGCATCGAACTATTCTCCGTCTTTGCCGCAATCATTTAGCCATTTAACCATTTAACCATTTAACCATTTAACCATTCCTCCTATTTTTTTATTTCTGAATTCAAACCCACCATCATTATGAAAAAAGTCCTGCTACCTGTTATTTTCTTTTTGTTGCTTATCGTTCAAAAGAACAATGCGCAGACACCAGCGATTTCTTCCGCCACATTCGGATCTATCGAAGCACGCCAGATCGGTCCTGCAGTGATGGGAGGAAGAATTTCAGCAATTGACGCGTTGAACAACGATCCCAAAACAATGTATGTAGGCAGTGCTGCAGGCGGTGTTTGGAAAACCACAACCGGCGGTACTTTTTTCAAACCCATATTTGATAAATACACACAAAGTATCGGCGATATTCGAATTGATCAGCGCCATCCCGATACTGTTTGGGTAGGAACCGGCGAATCAAACATGCGCAACAGCGTGTCGTATGGTGATGGTTTGTACGTAACTTTTGATGCAGGTGCCAACTGGCGCAAAATGGGTTTGGACAGCACAGAACACATCAGTAAAATTGCCATTGATCCTTCCAACTCTAATGTAATTTATGTAGCTGCTCCGGGCCCACTATGGAGCGACAGCAAAAGCCGTGGATTGTATAAGTCAACTGATTGCGGGAAAACATGGCAGAAGATTTTATATACAAATGAAAAAACCGGTTGTGCAGATGTTGCTATTGATCCTTCGAATCCCAATGTAATTTATGCATCTATGTGGCAGTTCAGAAGAACACCATGGTCATTTGCTTCAGGTGGAACAGGAAGTGCATTGTATAAATCTATTGATGCCGGAAAAACATGGAAGAAAATTCAAAACGGATTTACACCGGGCGATTTAGGTCGCGTAGTAATTGCTATCTCACCAAGCGCACCGCAAAATGTGTATGCGATTGTTGAATCAAAAAAATCAGGACTGTATTTATCCAATGATGGTGGTGAAACCTGGAAGGAACAAAGTACCACTGCCAATGTAACAGCGCGTCCATTTTATTTCAGTGTGTTGAAAGTAGATCCGGAAAATCCGAAACGTATTTACCGTCCTGCCTTCACACTTTCTATCAGTGATGATGGTGGTTATTCATTTAAAGAAGCATCGAATGCCGGCGGTTGGGTGCACAGCGATCACCATGCTTTGTGGATCAATCCGAACAATACAAATCAATTGTATCTCGGAACTGATGGCGGCGTATACATGTCGCTCGATAAAGGCAACAACTGGATTTTTCTTAACTCATTACCTGTTTCACAATACTACCATGTTGCTTTCGATGGTGAGGATCCTTACAATGTATATGGAGGATTACAGGACAATGGTTCCTGGAAAGGTCCTTCGGCAAGTGCCGGTGGCATTAATAATGATGATTGGACGCCGCTGGGATTTGGTGATGGATTCTGGGTACAGCCCGACAGAAAAATGACGGACTATGTTTATTGGGAATATCAGGGTGGAAATATTTTCCGCAGAAATATGAAAACCAATGAACAGAAAGACATCGCGCCTTATCCGATGCCGGGAGAAGCAAAGCTACGCTGGAACTGGAATTCACCTTTGTATTTCAGTCCTTCCAATAAATTATACGCAGGCTCACAATTTTTATACGTCACTTCCAACCAGGGTGATACATGGTCGAAAATTTCTCCCGATCTCACCACCAACAATCCTGATAAGCAAAAGCAGGAACAGTCAGGTGGTGTTACGGTAGATAATTCTTCTGCGGAAAATCATTGCACCATTTTCACGGTAGCAGAATCAACTTTGGATCAAAATCAGATCTGGGTAGGAACAGATGATGGCAATCTTCAATTGAGCAACGATGCAGGAAAATCATGGACGAATACCGTAAAAAATATTACGGGACTTCCCGCGAATACATGGGTGAGCAGCATCGAACCTTCGCGATTTGATAAGATGATTTGTTATGCAACTTTCGATGGCCATGCAACCGGTGATATGAATTCCTATGTGTACAAAACAAATGATGGAGGAAAAACATGGATGCGTTTAGGTCCGGATGGATTGAAAGGGTCAGCACATAAAGTGAAGGAAGACCTGGTGAATAAAAATCTGTTGTTTGTTGGAACAGAAACCGGATTGTTTATTTCTATTGACGGAGGAAAAGTATGGGCACAAATGACCGGGAATATTCCCAACACACCGGTGCGTGATATTGCCATTCATCCTGTTAAGAATGATCTGATACTCGCAACACATGGTCGCGGAATTTTAATTGTAGATGACATAACACCGATTCGCGCATTGAATGATGAGGTGTTAAATGCAGAAGCCACTATTCTTCCATCACGACCGAATTATGTTTCATTGTCAGCGTTGGGCGGATCTTATCCGACAACAGCCGGAGATTTTTCCGCGCCCAATCCTAATGAAGATGCCGTGATTACTTACTATCTGAAAGACCGCGTGGTGACTGGTGCTGTAAAAATTGAGATTTATGATGCAACAGGAAAGCTGATGACTACCATTGACGGAACGAAACGCAAAGGCATCAATCGTGTAACGTGGCCGATGAGAATGAAACCTCCACGGGCTCCTGTTGGTGCACAGATTGAAGGCAATACAACCATTGGCCCGTTGGTGGATGAAGGAACTTACACGGTGAAACTTATTAAAGGAGATAAAACATTCAACGGCAAAGTAATGCTGGAAACTGATCCGAAATCTGTTCACAGTGTTGCAGACCGTTCGGTGCAGAAGAAGACATTGAGCGAACTATATTCGATGATTGAAGAATTGGCTTTCATGAATCAGCAACTCATCAGTCTCAATGATTCCATCTCAAAAATGAAACCTGCTGTGAAGGATAAAAAGTTATTGCAATCATTAACTGTATTGTCAGATAGTTTAACTGCCGCCAGAAAATCACTCGTAGCTACTAAAGAAGGAACGGCCATAACCGGTGAGGAAAGGTTGCGTGAACGAATGGGTTCGTTATATGGAAGTGTGATGAGTTATGAAGGAAAACCAACCGACTCGCAAATGGATCGTTTCAACGGCTTGCAATACGATATGGATGTGGCGCATAAAAGGATCGACAAAATTTATGAAACGCAACTTCCAAAAGTGATTGAAGCTTTGAAGAAGAATGGAATGAGTGAATTGAAACCACAAACAAAGGAAACATTTGAAATGTCTGAGAGAATGTAAGTGCGACTGTTCGAAAGCCGCACTTCATTAAAATATGTCCAGCACTATTGGGAGGGTTTAGAAGTGCTTCCGATTCCGCTCATAGTTTATTTCTAATTTGTCAGAAAATAAGGTCCATGAATTCAAGAAGAAAATTTATCCGTAACGTATCACTGGCCTCCGCTTCCGGCGCATTGATTTCTTCTTTGGCTAAGGCAGGTGAGCAAGAGAAAAGCGCACCGGTTGTAAACGGCAATATTGTTGTCTCTACCTGGAAACACGGACTTCCTGCCAATGAAAGAGCGATTCAAATTTTGAAAGGGAAAGGTCGTCCGGTGGATGCTGCGCAGGAAGGTGTGATGGTGGTGGAATCTGATCCGCAAAATACTTCCGTCGGACTTTCAGGATTTCCTGATCGGGATGGTCATGTTACACTCGATGCATGCCTGATGGATGAATTCGGCAATGCGGGATCTGTTTGTTTTCTTGAAGGTATTGACCACCCAATTTCAGTGGCAAGACTCGTGATGGACAGAACGCCGCATGTGATGTTATCAGGTGACGGAGCATTGCAGTTTGCGCTTCAAAATGGATTTCGTCAAAGAAAAGGATTGTCGCAGGAGGCAAAAAGGGCGTATGATGAATGGTTAAAAACAGCTGATTATAAACCGGTCATCAACGTTGAAAACCATGATACGATTGGATTGATTCTGCGGGATGAGAAAGGTAATTTCTCCGGTGCCTGCACCACGAGTGGTTTGGCTTTTAAGATGCATGGACGGGTAGGAGATTCTCCTATTATTGGTGCGGGATTATTTGTTGATCCGGAAGTGGGCGCAGCTACAGCATCAGGTTTGGGAGAAGCTGTGCTAAAAATCTGTGGCAGTCATTTGATCGTGGAACTGATGCGCATGGGCCAGTCACCACAAAGAGCTTGTGAAGAAGCGGTGAAACGTATTTCCGTAAAGCAGAAAAATTATAAAGACATTCAGGTCGCATTTCTCGCCATCAACAAAGCAGGGGAAGTGGGTGCCTTCTCTATTCAACCGGGTTTTCAATACGCGTTGGCCACTGAAGGGAAAAATGAATTGATAGATGCATTTTCCTTAATTCCTTCCGGCAAAAAGTAGTCGTGCAAACTGTAAATAATAATGTTCAGCTATGTGAAACCCAAATTTATTAAAGAATGACACTCAAGTTTGCTCTGGATGAAAACGATTATTTGCAACATCAACTTTACCTTGCGTCTATAAGCAACAACATAAAAAGCCAAAGAAAAAGAAGTTTGATAACTGTGGTGCTGGCATTTCTGGTGTTGGCTTTTCTTTTCTTTCAAACTGAAAAAAAATGGTGGATGTATTATTTTGTTGCACTCAGTATCCTGAGCGTCATTTTTTATCCCTTTTATTTGCAAAGATATTATAAGCGGCATTACCGAAAGCATATTTCAGACACGTATAAGAACAGATTCAATGAGCCCTGCACAATAATTTTCAATGAAGCAAGCATAGAGGATATAGACAAGTCCGGAGAAACAAAAATGGACATGTCGGCTATCGAAGAAATTGTGGAGACCGGTAGTTATGTTTATTTAAGAATCAAGACAGGTGGAAGTCTGATTATTCCCAAATCAAAAATTGAAGATCCGGACAACCTGCTAACCTATTTAAGAGCACTTTCCGGAACATTGAAAATCAAATATTCCCAGGAGTTAAATTGGAAGTGGAAATAAAAGGCATCAAATACAATGCTTATTGTAAAAGATTGATGAAGATTTTCTATACAATCTCTGGCTTCGCCACAACAATTTAACAGTTTAACAATTTAACAATATCCTCAAATTTCTCCCAACGCCCCCGCAATATCCTCCATCAAATACCCCGCATCTTCCAACCCAATATAAAACCTCACCATTCTGTGAGTAACATTATCCGGATTAAAATCTTCCGGTTTAATTACCGCACAAGAAGGAAAGATCAATGATTCATGTCCGCCCCAGGAAACAGCCATCAGAAAATGTTTGAGTGTGTTGCAGAATTTTTCAATCGCCTGAATGGAATTTGCTTTTAACACTACCGTAAATAATCCCGGAGCTTGCTGCATTTGTTTTTTTGCAAGATCATATTGTGGAAAGGAAGGCGAAAATGGATAGTGGATTTTTTCTATTGGAGGTAAATTTTCCATCCATGCAGCAATCTTCAATGTACTCTGTGCAATTCTTTCTAATCTTATTTCCAATGTTCGTAAACTGCGAATCAACAGCCAGGCATTAAACGGTGAAATGACGGAACCCACAGTCAACAAATCTGAACGGAATATTTTTTCAATCATTTCTTTTTTGCCTGCAATCACACCTGCAATCACATCGCTGTGACCACCTAAGTATTTAGTGGCGGTTTGTATGGAAATGTCGATTCCAAAATCAATTGGACGCTGATACAATGGTGAACAATAACTGTTATCGATAATGGTCAACAGTTGTTTTGATTTTGCGAGCTGTGCAACTGCTTCCAGATCCTGCAATTCAAAAGTGAAGGAGTTGGGTGATTCGAGGAAAATGATTTTTGTATTCGGTTGAATGGCCTGCTCGAAATTTTCAATCCGTGTTCCATCTACAAATGTGGTGGTAACACCTAATCGTGGTAATAAATTTTTAAAAAGTTTATCTGTCCATGAATAAGGTTTTGCAACAGATACAATGTGATCACCTTGCTTAACATTGGCAAACACTGCAAGAAAAACTGCCGCAACACCACTGGAAAGCACCAGTGCATCTTCTGCATGATCGAGTGCTGCCAGTTTTTTCCTGAGTATAGTTACGGTAGGATTATTTCCCCGTGAATAAAGATTCACTCCAAATTCATCCATCATTGCTTCCCGCAATAGTGCAACATTTTTAAAAGCAAAATTGCTGGTTTGAATAATGGGCGGCGCAACAGCACCGAAATATGATTCGCGATCTTCTCCTAATTCGTTAATGATGTATGACAGATCCATGATATTGATTTGTTTGTTCGAAAGTTAGGTTTAAAAGTTTATCCCGGTATTTATTGATAAAATAACTACTGCGGATAAAAAAATTTGATGTATTCAAAATAATGCTATCCTGAAGCTTACTCCAACCTGCCTGGAGGGATTCAACAAAATTTATTCTTTATGCCATCATAATTTCTCTCAACAGGATGTGCATTTTTGTAAAGCCCCGTAGGAGCGTAATTATGTAGCAGCATATTCAATAAGCATTTATTCAGCCCGGGGGCGACATTATTTTCAAATATTTTCAAGACAGGATTTTTAGGTTGGTTGCAAAAAATTAGTCGGGTCATACAAACCGCTTCAACAACAAATACAAAGGATAACCACACAGTAGCACCACAAAACCAATCAATGAATTTCCGGGATCGCTGTATACAATGTTTGCAGTAACTGTCAGTTGCATCACAATAAAGATGATAGGTAAAACAGGAAACCACCTGATGCGGAAACCTTTGGATTCATCACCTGTTTTCATTCTTCTTAAAATAAAAATACAGAACGCTGCGCAGGCCAGCGAAATCGTGTCATTAAACATCACATAATTGAGTAAATCATTGTAAGTCTGCAAAAGCAGGAACATCACAACGATGAGCGAAGTGTAGAAGATCAATGTAAATTCCTGCACTTGTTTCCGCGCATGCACGTTCATAAAAATTTTAGGAAGAATTTTTTCTTCTGCCATGGCGTACATCACGCGTGGATTGTGTAATAATTCAGAATTGATGAATCCTAACACGGAAATAAAAATTACTACAGAGGCAAAAGCGGCACCTGCATTTCCAAACAATACTTTCCCAAGGTCAGCGGCAATTAACGGTGAATGCTGTACCGTTTCAAAGCCCAATACTTTCACATAAGCAATGTTGATAGAAAAATAAAGCAGGAAAACCATTCCAATTGCAAGCAGGATGGCTTTTGGAATAATGCGCTGCGGCGATTTTACATCTGCGCCCAGATTTACAATATTCTGATAGCCACCATAGGTAAAGAAAATCGCAATCAGACTCATGCCCAGCGCAGAGATGAAGGGGGAAGCAGGATGACTGCTGCTTTCTTTTACGTCCTCTAAAACAGCATGAACAGCATCGTTTTGCGGAATAAAAAAAATTGCAGAAATGAAAACCAGCATCAACCCTATTTTCAACATGCTAAGCACATTTTGTGTGCGTGCGCCCATGCGGATGCCAAGAAAATTCAGGACAAACAAAACTCCAATGATGAAAAAAAACATCAGCTTTTCACCATTCGCGTTTTGAAGTGATAAAGGCAAAAGAACAGGTGTGATATATTGAGCGCCGGTGAATGCAACTACGGCGGTTGAACCCGCATTCAATAGAATATACGTCCAGATGAGCATGAAGGCAATCGCAGGATGATAACATAATGAAAACAATTTGTAGTAACCGCCTGCTACCGGAAAACGTGAACCGATTTCAGCAAAAGTAAGTGCACCACAAATGCTGACAACCGCACCTAAAATCCAGGCAATAAAAAAGACAGTTGCGCTTCCTGCATGCTGAGCAATAATAGACGGATTTCTAAAAATACCAATGCCGATCACCATCGAAACGATGATCATCGTCAAATCAAAAAGTCCGAGTTTGGGTTTGATGGACAACTTCTATTGTGCTTTCTTTCGAAAGATACAAGAGTTGGTGGCTATTTCTATTTCAAAAAAAACAGGCATTTTTTATAAGTCCATCTCAAAAAGAGATAAACGTTAACAGAATTCCGCACCGGTTATTTTCGCTATACTTGTGGAGCATTTTATTTATATCCTTAATTGCAAATGCAGGTTAATTAATTTCTAACTCCCGATGCTTCGTACAGCTTTTCTTAATTCAATGAGAGCAATAGTAGAAAGGGAAAAGCAATTGCCACTATTCATTTTAGCTTTATATTATGTGATCATGGTTTCCATGGCTTTTATTAGAAAAGGCACAGGAGATGACGGTGACAGCATTTACCATTATTTGTTTTCCAGGTATGCATTTATTCATCCTCAAAATTTCGTGGATCATTGGGCCAAACCTGTCTATGTTTTTTTTTCTGCACCCTTTGCACAATTTGGATTTGCCGGCATAAAAATTTTCAATGTCACAGTAACTACGTTGGCTATATTTTTCACGTATAGAATCACGCAACTGCTGCAGGTAAAAAACGGTTGGTTTGCAGTGCTTGCATTGTGTTGTGCACCCATGTACATACGGCTTTCCCTTTCCGGTCTTACGGAACCTTTGTTTGCGCTTTCACTTGTGATTGTAATTTTTCTTGCGCTTCGGCAAAAGTTGGTGTATGCAATGCTGCTTGCTTCTTTTCTTCCATTCATGCGCTCCGAAGGATTGGTGATTCTTATAGTGTGTATAGTTTTTCTTTTATTCAAAAGAAGATATAAAATCATCCCACTGCTTGCAACCGGCCATGTTGTTTATAGCCTGATAGGTTGGTTTTATTACCGTGATTTTTTATGGGTGTTTAATAAAATGACGTATGCCGTTTGGAACAGTTCTTATGGCTCAGGATCTGCGCTCACATTCATTTATGGCATGAAGGATTTTATCGGATGGCCGCTCGTCGTCTTATTTTGCATTGGTACATTGACCGGTTTGGTATGGACTTTCAAAGATCTTTTCGGTAGACAGAAAAATTTAATTGCAGAAGAGCTTTTGCTGGTGTATGGAAGTTTTTTCAGTATTTGGATCAGTCACATGATTTTTTGGTCATGGGGACTGTTCAATTCATTGGGACTCATAAGGGTATTAATTGCTGTAGTTCCATGTGCCGGCATTATTTGTCTGCATGGATTCAATTGCATTGTTGAATGGAAAATAGTGTCCGCAAACGGTATTTTAAAAAAATGTGTCATAATGGTTATGGTGGTTGCCGTTTTCATTAATCCATTCCTGCAACTGCAATCACAGTGCGCATTTGATTTAAGTGGAAATCAGCAAACAATCCTGAGAGCTGCTGAAAAATATAAGGACCAACTGAATGATTACACCATTTATTCATCATCCGGTTATGCTGCTGTTGCATTCGGCTATGATATTTTCGATAGCACACGATATAGAAAATTGCAGGAGATTCACCAGGAAAAACAGATGGCCGTGAAAAGTGCAGTTATCTGGGATGATTTTTACGCACCTAACGAAACAAAAACAGCACTCGCTAATTTGATGGTGGATGAGCGTTTTGAATGGCTTGATACTTTTCAATCGAAGGATTGTTTGGGTTATCTCAGCCAGTCTGCGGTCTTTTTGTATAAGGGTGAATTAAAAAGCAACTGGAAAGTAGCTGACACGCTTTTCACAAATGAATTTGAAAACGAAAAATCAGATGGCAGAGATTCGGTTATTGTATTTTCCGGCAAGTATTCCTGTCGTGTAAATGAGTCGAACGGATATGCACCGGGATTCACAACCGAAGTTCGCCGGCTTGGTTTCTTATTGCCGGGAACAATACAAGTAGGTGCGATGTTTTATGCCAGTCAGATTCCTTTTGATCAGCAAAAGCATGCTGTTTTTGTTATTTCACTGGAGCATAATAGCGAGGTTTATTTTTGGAAGGGATTGGATATTGACAATGAAATTCGTGATCTTAGAATCTGGAAGAAAGTCGTCTTCAACATTCAGATTCCTGTTCCTAAAGATTCTGTTGATGTGCTGAAAGTATATGTCTGGAATCCGCATGCTGCTGTCATATATCTGGATGACCTGTCTGTTTTGAGAATAGAGCCAAAGTGAAAGCAGCAATTTTTGATTGCTGAGTTGCGG includes these proteins:
- a CDS encoding N(4)-(beta-N-acetylglucosaminyl)-L-asparaginase — encoded protein: MNSRRKFIRNVSLASASGALISSLAKAGEQEKSAPVVNGNIVVSTWKHGLPANERAIQILKGKGRPVDAAQEGVMVVESDPQNTSVGLSGFPDRDGHVTLDACLMDEFGNAGSVCFLEGIDHPISVARLVMDRTPHVMLSGDGALQFALQNGFRQRKGLSQEAKRAYDEWLKTADYKPVINVENHDTIGLILRDEKGNFSGACTTSGLAFKMHGRVGDSPIIGAGLFVDPEVGAATASGLGEAVLKICGSHLIVELMRMGQSPQRACEEAVKRISVKQKNYKDIQVAFLAINKAGEVGAFSIQPGFQYALATEGKNELIDAFSLIPSGKK
- a CDS encoding T9SS type A sorting domain-containing protein → MKKVLLPVIFFLLLIVQKNNAQTPAISSATFGSIEARQIGPAVMGGRISAIDALNNDPKTMYVGSAAGGVWKTTTGGTFFKPIFDKYTQSIGDIRIDQRHPDTVWVGTGESNMRNSVSYGDGLYVTFDAGANWRKMGLDSTEHISKIAIDPSNSNVIYVAAPGPLWSDSKSRGLYKSTDCGKTWQKILYTNEKTGCADVAIDPSNPNVIYASMWQFRRTPWSFASGGTGSALYKSIDAGKTWKKIQNGFTPGDLGRVVIAISPSAPQNVYAIVESKKSGLYLSNDGGETWKEQSTTANVTARPFYFSVLKVDPENPKRIYRPAFTLSISDDGGYSFKEASNAGGWVHSDHHALWINPNNTNQLYLGTDGGVYMSLDKGNNWIFLNSLPVSQYYHVAFDGEDPYNVYGGLQDNGSWKGPSASAGGINNDDWTPLGFGDGFWVQPDRKMTDYVYWEYQGGNIFRRNMKTNEQKDIAPYPMPGEAKLRWNWNSPLYFSPSNKLYAGSQFLYVTSNQGDTWSKISPDLTTNNPDKQKQEQSGGVTVDNSSAENHCTIFTVAESTLDQNQIWVGTDDGNLQLSNDAGKSWTNTVKNITGLPANTWVSSIEPSRFDKMICYATFDGHATGDMNSYVYKTNDGGKTWMRLGPDGLKGSAHKVKEDLVNKNLLFVGTETGLFISIDGGKVWAQMTGNIPNTPVRDIAIHPVKNDLILATHGRGILIVDDITPIRALNDEVLNAEATILPSRPNYVSLSALGGSYPTTAGDFSAPNPNEDAVITYYLKDRVVTGAVKIEIYDATGKLMTTIDGTKRKGINRVTWPMRMKPPRAPVGAQIEGNTTIGPLVDEGTYTVKLIKGDKTFNGKVMLETDPKSVHSVADRSVQKKTLSELYSMIEELAFMNQQLISLNDSISKMKPAVKDKKLLQSLTVLSDSLTAARKSLVATKEGTAITGEERLRERMGSLYGSVMSYEGKPTDSQMDRFNGLQYDMDVAHKRIDKIYETQLPKVIEALKKNGMSELKPQTKETFEMSERM
- a CDS encoding aminotransferase class I/II-fold pyridoxal phosphate-dependent enzyme is translated as MDLSYIINELGEDRESYFGAVAPPIIQTSNFAFKNVALLREAMMDEFGVNLYSRGNNPTVTILRKKLAALDHAEDALVLSSGVAAVFLAVFANVKQGDHIVSVAKPYSWTDKLFKNLLPRLGVTTTFVDGTRIENFEQAIQPNTKIIFLESPNSFTFELQDLEAVAQLAKSKQLLTIIDNSYCSPLYQRPIDFGIDISIQTATKYLGGHSDVIAGVIAGKKEMIEKIFRSDLLTVGSVISPFNAWLLIRSLRTLEIRLERIAQSTLKIAAWMENLPPIEKIHYPFSPSFPQYDLAKKQMQQAPGLFTVVLKANSIQAIEKFCNTLKHFLMAVSWGGHESLIFPSCAVIKPEDFNPDNVTHRMVRFYIGLEDAGYLMEDIAGALGEI
- a CDS encoding YcxB family protein, whose product is MTLKFALDENDYLQHQLYLASISNNIKSQRKRSLITVVLAFLVLAFLFFQTEKKWWMYYFVALSILSVIFYPFYLQRYYKRHYRKHISDTYKNRFNEPCTIIFNEASIEDIDKSGETKMDMSAIEEIVETGSYVYLRIKTGGSLIIPKSKIEDPDNLLTYLRALSGTLKIKYSQELNWKWK
- a CDS encoding amino acid permease; protein product: MSIKPKLGLFDLTMIIVSMVIGIGIFRNPSIIAQHAGSATVFFIAWILGAVVSICGALTFAEIGSRFPVAGGYYKLFSLCYHPAIAFMLIWTYILLNAGSTAVVAFTGAQYITPVLLPLSLQNANGEKLMFFFIIGVLFVLNFLGIRMGARTQNVLSMLKIGLMLVFISAIFFIPQNDAVHAVLEDVKESSSHPASPFISALGMSLIAIFFTYGGYQNIVNLGADVKSPQRIIPKAILLAIGMVFLLYFSINIAYVKVLGFETVQHSPLIAADLGKVLFGNAGAAFASVVIFISVLGFINSELLHNPRVMYAMAEEKILPKIFMNVHARKQVQEFTLIFYTSLIVVMFLLLQTYNDLLNYVMFNDTISLACAAFCIFILRRMKTGDESKGFRIRWFPVLPIIFIVMQLTVTANIVYSDPGNSLIGFVVLLCGYPLYLLLKRFV